One region of Armigeres subalbatus isolate Guangzhou_Male chromosome 3, GZ_Asu_2, whole genome shotgun sequence genomic DNA includes:
- the LOC134220359 gene encoding ecto-NOX disulfide-thiol exchanger 2 codes for MSFTLNSLSGNAIATMHPIMGSIAGGSGFIAQPIATTSAASLLSNSQLEYARKQSQTQSGAAPMDLESAAERDSMKEVCVSEKKEPMVQKSGPLGVDASGQILFNGLIPQPQGFMMMAPGMMNMMDGSSLIGMQTFPVMAAQQINTGVDISQQTLGVVRTEDGSKEIIYCKSCTMFPPNPNVPTPKTIDRPPGCRTVFVGGLPNSITEEIIREIFERCGEITTLRFSKKNFCHIRYVYEASVDSAIYLSGYRIKLSTGGFNFTSPEPKDPATFGQLHVDYAHARDDQYDYECRQRKLQRERRHRERVEDDRLRPTSPQPIVHYTDHEATSVAEKLKTDETFIKAVQTLITWLERGDCNKKNANNFYTMIQSTNSHVRRLLNEKGITDEELCRAKEQYRKQMQCMLSQFNQIEKVFNAASHKKVWDHFSKAQRKNIDAWKKQSLEIKSVQLDDLGDDEMDLSEDDGSAPKKSRWDVRKERRDSASDADAQAVRSDLEMKTMQIQVLQETIRNLQTQLLENKSKETERQNKVQDLEDKLKEANVKQLLLKTKIATTQSKLSLCTTNTSSSKGGSELDESELSESEHKPTSEATSAPTVDVTPIAEPPKSPPPPAVIDPKEAKVITLVSAFLVVHPHGASIDYIWSYVNRYVPELKSKQVEEVLQRYSDLFREEMSGVGAKIVRNWKFSGFECKEEEEGEKS; via the exons ATGTCCTTCACGCTTAATTCGCTGTCGGGCAACGCTATAGCCACAATGC ATCCCATAATGGGAAGTATTGCAGGCGGGAGTGGCTTCATTGCTCAACCCATCGCCACGACCAGCGCCGCTTCATTGTTGAGCAATAGTCAACTGGAATATGCCCGTAAGCAAAGTCAAACCCAATCCGGAGCCGCTCCGATGGATCTGGAGTCGGCCGCAGAGAGAGATTCGATGAAGGAAGTATGTGTGAGTGAAAAGAAGGAACCAATGGTTCAGAAGAGTGGTCCACTGGGAGTGGATGCAAGTGGACAGATTTTGTTCAACGGATTGATCCCTCAACCGCAAGGTTTCATGATGATGGCCCCTGGAATGATGAACATGATGGATGGTTCGTCGCTTATCGGAATGCAGACGTTCCCGGTTATGGCCGCACAGCAGATTAACACTGGAGTTGACATCAGCCAACAGACGTTGGGTGTCGTTAGGACAGAGGATGGCAGTAAAGAGATCATTTATTGCAAATCGTGTACAATGTTTCCACCAAACCCAAACGTACCAACACCCAAAACGATTGATCGTCCACCTGGATGCAGAACAGTGTTCGTGGGAGGTCTTCCGAATTCCATCACCGAAGAGATTATCCGTGAAATATTTGAACGTTGTGGGGAAATTACTACCCTTAGGTTTTCTAAGAAAAACTTTTGTCATATTCGCTACGTTTACGAAGCATCGGTGGACTCGGCGATCTATTTATCTGGTTATCGAATCAAGTTGAGTACTGGTGGATTCAATTTCACTTCCCCTGAGCCGAAAGATCCGGCTACCTTCGGACAACTCCATGTTGATTATGCTCACGCTCGTGACGATCAGTATGACTACGAATGCAGGCAACGAAAGCTACAACGAGAGCGCCGCCACCGGGAACGTGTCGAAGATGATCGTCTAAGACCTACTTCCCCTCAGCCAATTGTTCATTACACTGACCATGAGGCAACTTCCGTCGCAGAAAAACTGAAAACAGACGAAACTTTCATCAAAGCTGTCCAAACGCTCATCACTTGGCTCGAGAGAGGAGATTGCAACAAGAAGAACGCCAATAATTTTTACACAATGATTCAGAGCACCAACTCGCATGTTCGGCGCTTGTTGAACGAGAAAGGAATAACCGACGAGGAGTTGTGCCGGGCAAAGGAGCAATACCGGAAGCAAATGCAGTGTATGCTGTCACAAT TCAATCAGattgaaaaagtgttcaatGCGGCCAGTCACAAGAAGGTTTGGGATCATTTTTCTAAAGCCCAGAGAAAGAACATCGATGCCTGGAAGAAGCAATCGCTG GAAATCAAAAGcgttcaactggatgatctcggTGATGACGAAATGGACCTATCGGAAGATGACGGGTCCGCTCCCAAGAAGTCCCGTTGGGATGTCCGAAAG GAACGTCGGGACAGTGCATCAGATGCGGACGCGCAAGCCGTACGATCAGACCTTGAAATGAAAACTATGCAAATTCAAGTCCTACAGGAGACAATCCGGAATCTACAAACCCAGTTACTTGAAAACAAATCCAAAGAGACGGAACGTCAAAATAAGGTTCAAGATCTTGAAGACAAGCTGAAAGAAGCCAACGTGAAACAGTTGcttttaaaaactaaaatagCTACAACgcaatcgaaattgtccctcTGTACAACGAATACTTCTTCCTCGAAGGGTGGTTCGGAGTTGGATGAAAGCGAACTGTCAGAATCGGAGCATAAGCCCACTTCGGAAGCAACTTCCGCGCCGACGGTGGATGTGACTCCCATAGCGGAGCCACCAAAAAGCCCTCCTCCACCCGCAGTAATTGATCCGAAAGAAGCCAAAGTTATCACTCTGGTTTCTGCCTTCCTAGTCGTACATCCGCATGGTGCCAGCATCGACTACATATGGTCGTACGTGAATCGCTATGTTCCGGAGTTGAAATCAAAACAGGTGGAAGAGGTGTTACAGCGATACTCGGATCTCTTCCGTGAAGAGATGAGTGGCGTTGGCGCCAAAATCGTACGCAATTGGAAGTTCAGCGGATTCGAGTGCAAGGAAGAAGAGGAAGGTGAAAAATCGTAG